The following are encoded together in the Astyanax mexicanus isolate ESR-SI-001 chromosome 8, AstMex3_surface, whole genome shotgun sequence genome:
- the shisal2a gene encoding protein shisa-like-2A: MSAVCSGYYTPEKAFVRGFTCPKPGGDQRAAFCCGFNDIKYCCDDPNSFFPYEYGYMWWLSVGALVGLSIAAVVLLAFLVTVCVLCYLFIATKPSRLDSGLPLSAPGPEPSPEPSHASGPQGFRRNFPNRKLDCANQPAEPERLFQRCFLATVGRVNAEGPT; encoded by the exons ATGAGCGCGGTGTGCTCGGGTTATTACACCCCGGAGAAAGCGTTCGTCCGCGGCTTCACCTGCCCGAAACCCGGCGGGGACCAGCGGGCCGCCTTCTGCTGCGGATTTAACGATATTAAATACTGCTGCGACGATCCCAACAGCTTCTTCCCCTACGAGTATGGATACATGTGGTGGCTAAG tgttGGGGCTCTGGTGGGTCTCTCGATTGCTGCGGTGGTCCTGCTGGCGTTCCTCGTGACGGTGTGTGTTCTCTGCTACCTCTTCATCGCCACCAAACCCAGCCGGCTGGACAGTGGCCTTCCCCTCAGTGCTCCCG GACCAGAACCAAGTCCTGAGCCCAGCCATGCCAGTGGACCTCAGGGTTTCCGCCGAAACTTTCCCAACAGAAAACTGGACTGTGCCAATCAACCGGCCGAGCCTGAGCGCCTCTTCCAGCGCTGCTTCCTGGCCACCGTCGGCCGGGTGAACGCTGAAGGTCCTACATAG
- the LOC103047584 gene encoding type III endosome membrane protein TEMP: MQGESMLGRLQRKLLVEDGENSKDDFNASNPRMMEENVAGSSPWPILVGLLLSVLSVAFVIMLVVRYRIIQRFFGGYSEALLPEGDTASQFSHAGTLAAHGMREREVYTIDHEEDDDGFIEDNYISSGEKQKVATDTEEEEVLDTDSDDDLDIHFSIE; this comes from the exons ATGCAGGGTGAGAGCATGCTGGGAAGATTACAGAGGAAACTGCTGGTGGAGGATGGAGAAAATTCTAAAGACGATTTTAATG CCTCCAACCCCAGGATGATGGAGGAGAACGTGGCAGGCTCGAGTCCCTGGCCGATACTCGTCGGTCTGCTGCTCTCAGTGCTGTCTGTGGCCTTCGTCATCATGCTGGTAGTTAGATACCGCATCATCCAGCGCTTCTTTGGAGGCTACAGTGAAGCCCTCCTGCCTGAGGGGGACACAGCCAGTCAGTTCAGCCACGCCGGGACCCTCGCGGCCCACGGGATGAGGGAGAGGGAGGTGTACACCATCGATCACGAGGAAGACGACGACGGATTCATCGAGGACAATTACATCTCCTCTGGTGAGAAGCAGAAAGTCGCTACAGacacggaggaggaggaggttctAGACACAGACAGCGACGATGATCTGGACATTCATTTCTCTATTGAATGA
- the tmem125b gene encoding transmembrane protein 125, with the protein MSELEQLPRAHLAATLQHWRRDAEDPVELWWFGDPCVSLLCYCSSVALVLGLGLAGVFVLSSAGSVTGPSALWRLAVGSTLCLLALAVLLKQLLSSAVQDMGCIRSRRRILQLRSGGFMDPLLLLATGLALMVCGAALLLGLSRSETLMSGTVLLSGGAAVVLAVVIYGTVVFIKKRRNRRRMRRRRVVRRRRRVRVYTVTGQRSQPWRVSASSQASLI; encoded by the coding sequence ATGTCTGAGTTGGAGCAGCTGCCCAGGGCGCACCTCGCGGCGACCCTGCAGCACTGGCGGCGGGATGCGGAGGACCCGGTGGAGCTGTGGTGGTTCGGTGACCCCTGCGTCTCCCTGCTCTGTTACTGCTCCTCCGTGGCGCTGGTTCTGGGCCTGGGTCTGGCCGGGGTCTTCGTGCTGTCCTCGGCCGGCTCCGTCACCGGCCCCTCGGCTCTGTGGCGGCTGGCCGTGGGCTCCACGCTCTGCCTGCTGGCGCTGGCCGTCCTGCTGAAGCAGCTGCTCAGCTCGGCCGTGCAGGACATGGGCTGCATCCGGAGCCGGAGGAGGATCCTGCAGCTGCGCAGCGGGGGCTTCATGGACCCCCTGCTCCTGCTGGCCACCGGTCTGGCCCTGATGGTCTGCGGTGCTGCACTGCTGCTGGGCCTCAGCCGCTCAGAGACGCTGATGTCCGGGACGGTGCTGCTGTCCGGCGGGGCTGCTGTGGTTCTGGCTGTGGTGATCTATGGAACAGTGGTGTTTATAAAGAAACGTAGGaacaggaggaggatgaggaggagaagagtagtgaggaggagaaggagggtgAGAGTGTACACAGTCACAGGACAGAGGAGCCAACCGTGGAGAGTCTCGGCCTCCAGCCAAGCAAGTCTGATATAA